In the genome of Polaribacter atrinae, one region contains:
- a CDS encoding T9SS type A sorting domain-containing protein, which yields MKKITLALLTFCSFTFFGQVKLSSSIDEYFDGTNWINSSKYVYQYDTNNNLTDELYYYWNTVTGLWEYNSKETMEYNNDHKITSELYEEYDVSTGNVTSGYKTNYIYNGSNQRIESIDLKLNNGVWVNEYKSSYSYNNNKISEFISQFWNGTNWIYQAESVQQDVSNKTNITYGANGLVSELINYDWNGTSWVLKSKDVYAYNGNNKITQYVSQDWNGSAYENSYKEEYSYDVNGNLILDKESSYDNGSFDVNYETSYSFDFSQLMRNFTHPFKDRYGFEALTGQDNSFVNKLISSSSGLNYKTTYYYGEETAGSKDIRFIDFAIYPNPTSSILKIDDRNFTLKNVEIFNVLEKKVFRSTKNELNIAHLVNGVYLLKIETEKGNVVTKRIIKN from the coding sequence ATGAAAAAAATTACTTTAGCACTATTAACTTTTTGCTCATTTACGTTTTTTGGGCAAGTAAAATTAAGCTCTTCTATTGATGAGTATTTTGATGGAACAAATTGGATAAATAGTAGTAAATATGTTTACCAATATGATACTAACAATAATCTTACGGATGAATTATATTATTATTGGAATACTGTTACTGGTCTTTGGGAGTATAATAGTAAAGAAACAATGGAGTATAATAATGATCATAAAATAACGAGTGAACTTTATGAGGAATATGATGTTTCTACAGGTAATGTTACTTCTGGCTATAAAACAAATTACATCTATAATGGCAGTAACCAACGGATAGAGTCAATAGATTTAAAGTTAAATAACGGTGTTTGGGTGAATGAGTATAAATCATCTTATAGTTATAACAATAATAAAATTTCAGAATTTATTAGTCAGTTTTGGAATGGCACTAACTGGATTTATCAGGCAGAAAGTGTACAGCAAGATGTTTCTAATAAGACTAACATAACTTACGGAGCTAATGGCTTAGTTTCTGAATTGATCAATTATGATTGGAACGGTACTTCTTGGGTTTTAAAAAGTAAAGATGTATATGCTTATAATGGAAATAATAAGATTACACAGTATGTTTCTCAAGATTGGAATGGGTCTGCCTACGAAAACTCTTACAAGGAAGAATATAGTTACGATGTGAATGGAAATTTAATATTAGACAAAGAATCGTCGTATGATAATGGTTCTTTTGACGTTAATTATGAGACAAGTTATTCTTTTGATTTCTCTCAATTGATGCGTAATTTTACGCATCCATTTAAAGATAGATACGGCTTTGAAGCGTTAACGGGGCAAGATAATAGTTTTGTCAATAAATTAATCAGTTCTTCTAGTGGTTTAAATTACAAAACAACTTATTATTATGGGGAAGAAACTGCAGGTAGCAAGGACATTCGTTTTATTGATTTTGCAATATACCCTAATCCTACTTCTTCAATTCTAAAGATTGATGACAGAAACTTTACTCTAAAAAATGTTGAAATATTTAATGTTTTAGAAAAAAAAGTTTTCAGGTCCACCAAAAATGAATTAAATATAGCACATTTAGTTAACGGAGTTTACCTTTTAAAAATTGAAACAGAAAAAGGTAATGTGGTTACAAAAAGAATTATAAAAAATTAA
- a CDS encoding YebC/PmpR family DNA-binding transcriptional regulator, translating into MGRAFELRKGRKMKRWSAMAKTFTRIGKDIVMAIKDGGPNPDSNSRLRAVMQNAKAANMPKDNVERAIKKATDKDTANYKEVLFEGYAPHGIAVLLETATDNNNRTVANVRSAFNKCDGNLGTSGSVVFMFDHVCTFTLKKEDIDIDLEELELELIDFEVEEVFDDEEGIIIYAPFEQFGAIQTYFEENSTEILSSGFERIPTTTTKLNEEQQADVEKLLEKLEEDDDVQNVFHSMQM; encoded by the coding sequence ATGGGAAGAGCATTTGAGCTTAGAAAAGGACGCAAAATGAAACGTTGGTCAGCAATGGCAAAAACCTTTACTAGAATTGGTAAAGATATTGTAATGGCTATTAAAGATGGTGGTCCAAATCCCGATTCAAACTCTAGGTTAAGGGCAGTTATGCAAAATGCAAAAGCTGCAAACATGCCTAAAGACAATGTAGAAAGAGCCATAAAAAAGGCTACGGATAAAGATACCGCTAATTATAAAGAAGTACTTTTTGAAGGGTATGCACCTCACGGAATTGCTGTTCTTTTAGAAACTGCTACAGACAATAATAATAGAACAGTTGCCAATGTAAGATCTGCTTTTAATAAGTGCGATGGAAACTTAGGTACATCTGGATCTGTTGTTTTTATGTTTGATCATGTTTGTACTTTTACCCTTAAAAAGGAAGATATTGACATCGATTTAGAAGAGTTAGAATTAGAATTAATAGATTTTGAAGTCGAAGAAGTTTTTGATGATGAAGAAGGAATTATCATTTATGCACCTTTTGAACAATTTGGAGCAATACAAACTTACTTTGAAGAAAATAGTACAGAAATTTTATCTTCTGGATTTGAAAGAATCCCTACTACAACCACAAAATTAAACGAAGAGCAACAAGCAGATGTTGAAAAATTGTTGGAAAAATTAGAAGAAGATGATGATGTACAAAATGTATTTCACTCTATGCAAATGTAA
- the lpxK gene encoding tetraacyldisaccharide 4'-kinase, with the protein MKFLRFLLFPFAIIYDVVTSIRNFFFEVGFFKQTSFKVPVIVVGNLSVGGTGKTPQIEYLIRLLKDRFKTVVLSRGYKRKTEGFVLLNSTHSAEDVGDEPLQYFKKFDSIDVAVDANRVQGITKLIADKSPEVILLDDAYQHRKVKGSFYILLTKFDDLFTDDFLLPTGNLRESRRGAKRADVILVTKCPVHLSEYSKNKIEEKLRKYDKEVFFTSISYDDKTAGSEAILIDDLKKYEVLLITGIANPTPLLSFLKEKEVNFKHLKFSDHHHFTDNEISVIKQEFTDLKSSKKLVLTTEKDYVRLESRLEQLSFLGIQTSFLAQEEIFNAILKNHIQ; encoded by the coding sequence ATGAAATTTCTAAGATTTTTATTATTCCCTTTTGCCATTATTTATGATGTGGTTACTAGTATCCGTAATTTCTTTTTTGAAGTAGGTTTTTTTAAACAGACTTCATTTAAGGTTCCAGTAATTGTGGTTGGTAATTTAAGTGTAGGCGGAACTGGTAAAACTCCGCAAATAGAATATTTAATTCGTTTATTAAAAGATCGTTTTAAGACAGTTGTTTTAAGTAGAGGGTACAAACGTAAGACAGAGGGTTTTGTGTTGTTAAATAGTACGCATTCTGCGGAAGATGTAGGAGATGAACCTTTGCAGTACTTTAAAAAATTTGATTCTATTGATGTTGCTGTTGATGCCAACAGAGTGCAAGGAATTACTAAATTGATTGCAGATAAATCTCCAGAGGTTATTTTGTTAGACGATGCGTATCAACATAGAAAAGTAAAAGGTAGTTTTTACATTTTATTGACAAAGTTTGATGATTTATTTACGGACGATTTTTTATTACCAACAGGAAACTTAAGGGAAAGTAGGAGAGGAGCAAAACGAGCAGATGTAATTTTAGTAACCAAATGCCCAGTTCATTTATCTGAATATTCTAAAAATAAAATTGAAGAAAAGTTAAGGAAATACGATAAAGAAGTTTTTTTTACAAGCATTTCTTATGATGATAAAACGGCTGGATCTGAAGCTATTTTGATTGATGATTTAAAAAAATATGAAGTTTTATTAATTACTGGAATTGCAAATCCAACGCCACTTTTGTCTTTCTTAAAAGAAAAAGAAGTAAACTTTAAACACTTAAAATTTTCAGATCATCATCATTTTACAGATAATGAAATATCAGTAATTAAGCAGGAATTTACTGATTTAAAGTCTTCTAAGAAGTTGGTTTTAACTACAGAGAAAGATTATGTTCGTTTAGAAAGTAGATTAGAGCAGCTTTCTTTTTTAGGGATACAAACTTCTTTTTTAGCACAAGAAGAAATATTTAATGCAATACTTAAAAACCATATACAATAA
- a CDS encoding Nif3-like dinuclear metal center hexameric protein, protein MIIKDITNYLEELAPLNYAENFDNVGLLVGNYNTTVSGVLVTLDTLEETVEEAIAKNCNLIVSFHPIIFGGLKKLNGNSYVERVVLKAIKNDIAIYATHTALDNSKNGVSAKMCEVLGLENPKILIPKKGIIKKLTTYVPAKNAEKLRNLLFSAGAGSLGNYDNCSFNTLGASTFKGNENSNPTIGERGIDHTEKETQISVVFESKYEAAILKVLKGNHEYEEVAYELLTTENVYQNIGMGMIGELPEEMDEKAFLLYLKETMQTDCVRHSNLINKKIKKVAVLGGSGSFAISNAKRAGADAYVSADFKYHEFFKAENSILLADIGHYESEQFTKNLLVDYLTKKFSNFAVILSEKSTNPIYYI, encoded by the coding sequence ATGATAATAAAAGACATCACCAATTATTTAGAAGAATTAGCGCCTTTAAATTATGCTGAAAATTTTGATAATGTTGGCTTATTGGTTGGTAATTACAATACAACTGTTTCTGGCGTACTAGTAACCCTAGATACTTTAGAAGAAACGGTAGAAGAAGCAATTGCTAAAAACTGTAACTTAATTGTAAGTTTTCATCCTATTATTTTTGGAGGTTTGAAAAAACTAAACGGTAATTCTTATGTAGAACGTGTGGTTTTAAAAGCCATTAAAAATGACATTGCAATTTATGCAACACATACTGCCTTAGACAATTCTAAAAACGGAGTTTCGGCAAAAATGTGCGAAGTGTTAGGTTTAGAAAACCCTAAAATTTTAATTCCTAAAAAAGGGATTATAAAAAAATTGACCACCTACGTTCCTGCTAAAAATGCCGAAAAATTAAGAAACCTTCTTTTTTCTGCAGGAGCCGGAAGTCTTGGTAATTATGATAATTGTTCTTTTAATACTTTGGGAGCCTCTACATTTAAAGGGAACGAAAACTCAAATCCTACGATAGGAGAAAGAGGAATAGATCATACTGAAAAAGAAACTCAAATTTCTGTAGTTTTTGAAAGTAAATATGAAGCTGCCATTTTAAAAGTTTTAAAAGGAAATCATGAATATGAAGAAGTTGCTTACGAGCTACTTACTACAGAAAATGTTTATCAAAATATTGGAATGGGTATGATTGGTGAGTTGCCCGAAGAAATGGATGAAAAAGCATTCCTTTTATATTTAAAAGAAACAATGCAAACCGATTGTGTGCGTCATTCTAACTTGATCAATAAAAAAATAAAAAAAGTAGCTGTTTTAGGCGGATCTGGTAGTTTTGCCATTTCTAACGCAAAAAGAGCAGGCGCAGATGCGTATGTGAGTGCAGATTTTAAATATCATGAGTTTTTTAAAGCCGAAAACAGTATTCTTTTGGCAGATATTGGACATTATGAGAGTGAACAGTTTACAAAAAACCTTTTGGTTGACTATCTTACGAAAAAATTTAGTAATTTTGCAGTCATTTTATCAGAAAAAAGTACAAATCCTATATATTATATATAA
- a CDS encoding zinc ribbon domain-containing protein, giving the protein MAKKKEISVEEKLRALYDLQLIDSRIDEIRNVRGELPLEVEDLEDEVAGLNTRIANLNQDAVNLETDINNKKLAIEESNGLMKKYDEQQKKVRNNREFDSLSKEIEYQDLEIQLAEKRIIEYKAKIAQKKEVIDATKEKLAKQEKHLSHKKAELDAILKETEKEEELLAQKSDEFSQTLDAHLFAAYTRIRTKVKNGLAVVAIERGASGGSYFTIPPQVQLEIANRKKITIDEHSGRILVDAALAEEEKLKMEKFFS; this is encoded by the coding sequence ATGGCAAAGAAGAAAGAAATTTCGGTTGAAGAAAAGTTAAGAGCTTTATACGATTTACAATTAATCGACTCTAGAATTGACGAAATTAGAAATGTTAGAGGTGAACTACCTTTAGAAGTTGAAGATTTAGAAGATGAAGTTGCCGGATTAAACACGCGCATTGCTAATTTAAATCAAGATGCAGTAAACTTAGAAACAGACATTAACAACAAGAAATTAGCTATTGAAGAGTCTAATGGGTTAATGAAAAAGTATGATGAACAACAAAAGAAAGTTAGAAATAACAGAGAATTTGATTCATTATCTAAAGAAATTGAATATCAAGATTTAGAAATTCAATTAGCAGAAAAAAGAATTATTGAATACAAAGCAAAAATTGCTCAGAAAAAAGAAGTAATTGATGCTACTAAAGAAAAGTTAGCAAAACAAGAAAAACATTTAAGTCATAAAAAGGCTGAATTAGATGCTATCTTAAAAGAAACTGAGAAAGAAGAAGAGTTATTAGCTCAAAAATCTGATGAATTTTCTCAAACTTTAGATGCACACTTATTTGCTGCTTATACAAGAATTAGAACTAAAGTAAAAAACGGTTTAGCAGTTGTTGCTATAGAGCGTGGAGCTTCTGGAGGTTCTTACTTTACAATTCCACCTCAGGTGCAATTAGAAATAGCAAATAGAAAGAAAATTACTATCGATGAGCATAGTGGTCGTATTTTAGTAGATGCTGCTTTGGCTGAAGAAGAAAAGTTAAAAATGGAAAAATTCTTTTCTTAA